In one Butyrivibrio proteoclasticus B316 genomic region, the following are encoded:
- a CDS encoding tetratricopeptide repeat protein yields the protein MGKLDFDTFVLGFIRSMVYKKAMGYREKDHSFDSIKKSSKHKKRRRRANRIDIRKVAIIGIATVITVVCGYAVYSHLPFVKVNKAIAAGNRYSEQAEYDAAINSYSEAIEIDSGSVAAYSNMASAYLSIDDSESAKKVLYDGWQNTESQALLSNYLTVIMNDAVSTINEGNGNIDTVLSVMSVLEQDSSNTDAIQLMDAAYDRCFSLYDDDVNSMFRCSESGCSYEKYADLIGRMLAVYQTAPSDELKALVLKYAVPSSDSFTMNYEDALAYGSVLDNVMNTVGTSDEISSVKDCIDNAQSVQGVFADIFTQLDVGNVDDLRDFVVSDEYINLRNVFLNNEETPQENTTYVAISREAIILNRNDGKFSYRFLDFEENPDTAGVITLWANYFEDDGVQRNSISYEPGSIDGNMYPHTKYTVTYLKSYTNSGNNTKVAKMNYRLSTAITDETGKTTETIVGDWGGTDEYEMDIKTIESRIRA from the coding sequence ATGGGGAAGTTGGATTTTGATACTTTTGTATTAGGTTTTATAAGGAGTATGGTTTACAAAAAGGCTATGGGTTACAGAGAGAAAGATCACTCTTTTGACTCTATTAAAAAGAGTAGTAAACATAAGAAGAGGCGCAGGCGCGCTAACAGAATAGACATCAGGAAGGTTGCAATTATTGGCATAGCCACAGTGATTACTGTTGTGTGTGGATATGCAGTATATAGTCATTTGCCATTTGTTAAGGTTAATAAGGCTATAGCAGCCGGTAACAGATATTCAGAACAGGCAGAATATGATGCAGCGATCAATTCGTATTCAGAGGCAATTGAGATAGATTCCGGCTCTGTTGCAGCTTATTCTAATATGGCAAGTGCATATCTTAGCATAGATGATTCTGAATCTGCCAAGAAGGTTTTATATGATGGATGGCAGAATACAGAGAGCCAGGCACTTCTTTCAAATTATCTTACTGTTATCATGAATGACGCTGTTAGTACGATTAACGAGGGTAATGGTAATATTGATACAGTTTTAAGTGTCATGTCTGTTCTTGAGCAGGACAGCAGTAATACAGATGCTATTCAGCTTATGGATGCTGCTTATGACAGATGCTTTAGCTTATATGATGATGACGTCAACTCAATGTTCAGATGTTCAGAGTCCGGATGCAGCTATGAGAAGTATGCTGATCTTATAGGCAGGATGCTAGCTGTATATCAGACAGCTCCATCTGATGAACTTAAGGCACTTGTTCTTAAATATGCTGTTCCTTCTTCTGATTCTTTTACCATGAACTATGAAGATGCGCTTGCTTATGGAAGTGTTCTTGATAATGTCATGAATACTGTAGGAACAAGTGATGAGATTTCATCTGTTAAGGACTGCATCGACAATGCTCAGAGCGTTCAGGGCGTTTTTGCTGATATTTTTACTCAGCTTGATGTTGGAAACGTAGATGACCTTAGAGATTTTGTTGTATCAGATGAGTATATTAATCTTAGAAATGTATTTCTTAACAATGAGGAGACTCCTCAGGAGAATACAACATATGTCGCTATCAGCAGAGAGGCTATTATCCTCAATAGAAACGACGGCAAATTCAGCTACAGATTTCTTGATTTTGAGGAGAATCCGGATACAGCAGGTGTAATAACTCTTTGGGCAAATTATTTTGAGGATGACGGCGTTCAGAGAAATTCAATATCTTATGAACCGGGATCAATTGATGGCAACATGTATCCTCATACCAAATACACTGTAACTTATCTTAAGAGTTACACCAATTCAGGCAATAATACCAAGGTTGCCAAGATGAATTACAGATTATCTACTGCAATTACTGACGAGACCGGCAAGACAACTGAGACAATAGTAGGTGACTGGGGCGGAACAGATGAGTATGAGATGGATATTAAGACCATCGAATCCAGAATCCGTGCATGA